In the Brassica napus cultivar Da-Ae chromosome A7, Da-Ae, whole genome shotgun sequence genome, one interval contains:
- the LOC106436058 gene encoding receptor-like protein 45 translates to MSSAKSMISGLTWMIIMMMMLMMQECRSCTESERQGLLELKAYFLSLSSDIHPDIARGWRTTSRRSCCSWRRVKCDLNNKRVTGLSLGDLYPSGYSDTLPILNLTFLYPFEELQSLNLSMSSLGGWFDQTQGYKSPERFRHLEILDLSYNFFNRSVFLLLNEVVSLKTLFLGGNYIEGGFPVKELINLKNLELLDLKLNNISGHLPGKELTKLKKLKALDLSDNLLSGSLQMTGLCKLEQLQELQVSQNRFVGEIPLCFSRFSKLRVLDLSSNHLSGKVPSFISNFKSMEYLSLHDNNFEGLFSLDLISELTELKVFKISSKSSMLQVVETSASSTGLKSQLRSLILSNCNLSNIPGFLRYQKELRVLDLSSNTLSGHLPTWLLNNNTKLQVLLLQNNSFNTLTLPRLYKLQFLDLSANNFNHQLPKDFGLMLPRLRHLNLSNNEFHGNMPFSVDTMEYLEFMDLSYNNFSGKLPRDLFTGCYSLKWLRLSHNSFTGPIVPRSSDATSLMTLIMDNNMFTGKITYKLRNLRLLTVIDLSNNFLTGTIPRWLGGFFLDILRISNNRLHGVIPPSLFNIPYLWLLDLSGNFLSGTLPLRSDSDYGYILDLHNNNLTGSVPDTLWKGLVLLDLRNNRLSGNIPRFMSTPSIDVVLLRGNNLTGKIPKELCGLRTLRMLDLSHNMLRESIPSCLSNLSGDGGNDPDWYPANMFSNFMDVYTEVYYESLLVSERFGLDYSVDFKFQVEFAVKQRYDSYMRGTLNQMFGLDLSSNELSGEIPEELGDLKRVRSLNLSRNSLSGSIPGRFSNLKSIESLDVSFNKLHGAIPSQLTMLQSLVVFNVSYNNLSGVIPQGKQFNTFGENSYLGNVLLCGSPTNKSCGTTMSSGEKGEEEEDYKTGLIDVVVLWWSLGSTYVTVLIGFMVFMCFDSPWRRAWFCLVDALIDRIKYLLGVI, encoded by the exons ATGTCTTCCGCAAAGTCAATGATCTCTGGCCTAACATGGATGATaatcatgatgatgatgttgatgatgcAAGAATGTAGAAGCTGCACCGAAAGTGAAAGGCAAGGTTTGTTAGAGCTCAAGGCCTATTTTCTCTCGTTAAGTAGTGATATACATCCTGACATTGCTCGAGGATGGAGGACGACTAGTAGACGCTCTTGTTGCAGTTGGAGAAGAGTCAAGTGTGACCTGAACAACAAACGCGTGACTGGACTCTCCCTTGGGGATTTATATCCATCAGGTTACTCAGATACTCTTCCTATACTGAACCTAACCTTTTTGTATCCTTTTGAGGAGCTTCAGAGTCTCAATCTGTCGATGAGTAGCTTGGGAGGCTGGTTCGACCAAACACAAG GTTATAAGAGCCCTGAAAGATTCAGGCATCTTGAGATTCTTGATCTCAGTTACAATTTTTTCAACAGGAGTGTTTTTCTCTTATTGAATGAGGTTGTGTCGCTCAAGACTTTGTTTCTTGGTGGCAACTATATTGAAGGTGGTTTTCCTGTGAAAG AACTGATTAATCTGAAAAATTTGGAGCTACTAGATCTAAAGCTCAACAATATCAGCGGCCATTTACCAGGAAAAG AGCTCACCAAACTGAAGAAGCTCAAAGCTTTGGATCTAAGTGATAATCTATTATCTGGTTCACTACAGATGACAG GACTTTGCAAACTAGAGCAGTTGCAAGAGCTTCAAGTGAGTCAAAACAGATTTGTTGGTGAAATCCCTCTCTGTTTCTCAAGATTCTCCAAACTCCGAGTTCTTGATCTTTCATCAAATCACCTAAGTGGGAAGGTTCCATCATTCATCAGTAACTTCAAATCCATGGAGTACTTATCGCTACACGATAACAACTTTGAAGGCTTGTTCTCTTTGGATTTGATCTCTGAGTTGACAGAGCTCAAGGTTTTCAAAATCTCTTCCAAGTCTAGTATGCTGCAAGTAGTAGAGACAAGTGCTTCTTCCACTGGCCTAAAATCTCAGCTAAGGAGTCTCATATTGTCAAACTGCAACCTGTCTAACATCCCCGGTTTTCTCCGGTATCAGAAGGAACTGAGGGTACTAGATCTCTCCAGCAACACGCTATCCGGACACTTACCCACTTGGCTGCTAAATAATAACACAAAGCTTCAGGTTCTGTTATTACAGAACAACTCATTCAACACCCTTACACTTCCAAGACTTTATAAGTTACAGTTTCTTGATCTTTCAGCTAACAACTTCAACCATCAACTCCCCAAAGATTTTGGTTTGATGCTTCCGAGGTTGAGGCATTTGAATCTCTCAAATAATGAGTTTCATGGGAACATGCCTTTCTCTGTAGACACAATGGAATATCTTGAGTTTATGGACTTATCATACAACAACTTCTCAGGGAAGTTGCCAAGAGACCTCTTCACTGGTTGCTATTCACTGAAATGGCTTAGGCTATCTCACAACAGCTTCACTGGTCCAATTGTTCCAAGATCTAGTGACGCGACGTCGCTGATGACTTTGATCATGGACAATAACATGTTTACTGGGAAGATCACATACAAACTACGCAACTTAAGACTCTTGACAGTGATAGACTTATCCAACAACTTCCTCACAGGCACCATTCCAAGATGGTTAGGTGGTTTCTTCTTAGACATTCTGAGGATCTCAAACAACCGTTTACACGGCGTAATACCTCCTTCTCTGTTCAACATACCATACCTATGGCTATTAGACCTCTCTGGAAACTTCTTGTCCGGTACCTTACCGCTGCGGTCTGACTCGGACTACGGTTATATATTGGACTTACACAACAACAATCTCACCGGTTCTGTTCCAGACACGTTGTGGAAAGGACTGGTTCTGCTTGATCTGAGGAACAACAGACTGTCAGGAAACATCCCCCGGTTCATGAGCACACCGAGCATCGATGTTGTTCTGTTGAGAGGGAATAACTTGACTGGCAAGATACCCAAAGAGCTTTGCGGTTTAAGAACCCTAAGAATGTTGGATCTTTCTCACAACATGTTACGTGAGTCCATACCTTCTTGTCTCAGTAATCTATCAGGAGATGGTGGTAATGATCCAGATTGGTATCCAGCAAACATGTTCTCAAACTTTATGGATGTGTACACCGAAGTGTATTACGAGTCTTTACTTGTGTCGGAACGGTTTGGTCTAGACTACTCGGTAGATTTTAAATTCCAAGTCGAGTTTGCTGTGAAACAGAGATATGACTCGTACATGAGAGGAACTCTTAACCAGATGTTTGGTCTTGATCTGTCGAGTAATGAGTTAAGCGGTGAGATACCTGAAGAGCTAGGAGATCTTAAGAGAGTACGTTCACTGAACCTGTCACGGAACTCATTGTCTGGTTCTATACCTGGAAGGTTTTCAAATCTTAAAAGCATAGAGAGCTTGGATGTTTCTTTTAATAAGTTACATGGAGCCATACCTTCACAACTCACAATGCTGCAGTCTCTTGTTGTCTTTAATGTTTCTTACAACAATCTATCAGGTGTGATTCCGCAAGGTAAACAGTTCAACACCTTTGGTGAGAATAGTTACTTAGGTAATGTTCTTCTCTGTGGATCACCTACCAATAAAAGCTGTGGTACTACAATGAGCTCAGGAGAaaaaggagaagaggaagaagattatAAAACTGGATTGATTGATGTTGTGGTCTTGTGGTGGAGCCTTGGTTCCACCTATGTCACGGTTTTGATTGGGTTTATGGTGTTTATGTGCTTTGATTCTCCATGGCGCCGAGCATGGTTCTGCCTTGTTGATGCGCTTATTGACCGTATAAAATATCTACTCGGAGTTATCTAG
- the LOC106355485 gene encoding uncharacterized protein LOC106355485, with amino-acid sequence MSLTIVLLITKPSISLYSSVLFDLSFYILKMKNKFIKACENKFKTMKSKSIVIQCCTSFSCESCYEKVSWGFKKENEAIPKDVPKGHLVVYVGDDYKRFVIKMSLLKHPIFKALLDLAQDAYDFSSDSSRLWIPCDENTFLDVVRCSGAPQQQRNCIYMCM; translated from the coding sequence ATGTCCCTCACCATTGTGCTTCTCATCACAAAACCATCTATATCTCTCTATTCATCAGTTTTATTTGACCTCTCCTTTTATATTCTCAAAATGAAGAACAAGTTCATAAAAGCCTgtgaaaacaaattcaaaaccaTGAAGAGCAAATCCATAGTCATACAATGTTGTACTTCATTTTCCTGTGAGAGTTGCTACGAGAAGGTTTCTTGGGGtttcaagaaagaaaatgaagcCATACCCAAAGATGTCCCAAAAGGACATTTGGTAGTGTATGTAGGCGATGATTACAAGAGGTTTGTGATAAAGATGAGTTTGCTTAAACATCCGATCTTCAAGGCATTGCTTGATCTAGCTCAAGATGCTTATGACTTCAGTTCTGATTCATCTAGACTATGGATTCCATGTGATGAGAACACTTTCCTCGACGTGGTTCGTTGCAGTGGCGCTCCTCAGCAACAAAGGAACTGCATTTACATGTGCATGTAA